In a genomic window of Streptomyces sp. SJL17-4:
- a CDS encoding transcriptional regulator, whose translation MVNPSDLQDSSAGPVVSAPELLALHAVRLKGVADDAQAAARYGLDPEVVREALLDHEARGWVTRRAFAGTRGWTLTDSGRAEGERQLAGELAAAGLGSFVRERYETFLAHNARCLRACTDWQLRPDDAGRLAVNNHGDAAWDGRVLDELAALGGVIEVLSEELGTRIDRLGGYGSRFTGALARVRRGELSWVDRVKEDSCHTVWMELHEDLLATLGITRGEEPAARA comes from the coding sequence GTGGTGAACCCCAGCGATCTCCAGGACTCCTCGGCCGGCCCCGTCGTCTCCGCCCCTGAGCTGCTCGCCCTGCATGCCGTACGGCTCAAGGGCGTGGCCGACGACGCCCAGGCGGCGGCGCGCTACGGGCTCGACCCCGAGGTCGTACGGGAAGCGCTTCTCGACCACGAGGCGAGGGGCTGGGTGACCCGGCGCGCGTTCGCCGGGACGCGGGGGTGGACCCTGACCGACTCCGGCCGGGCCGAGGGGGAGCGGCAGCTCGCCGGGGAACTGGCGGCTGCGGGGCTCGGATCCTTCGTACGGGAGCGGTACGAGACGTTCCTCGCCCACAACGCCCGTTGTCTCCGGGCGTGCACCGACTGGCAGTTGCGGCCGGACGACGCGGGGCGGCTCGCCGTCAACAACCACGGGGACGCGGCCTGGGACGGGCGGGTGCTCGACGAACTCGCCGCCCTGGGCGGGGTCATCGAGGTGCTGTCGGAGGAGCTGGGGACGCGGATCGACCGCCTCGGCGGGTACGGCTCCCGCTTCACGGGCGCGCTCGCGCGGGTCCGACGCGGCGAACTGTCGTGGGTCGACCGGGTCAAGGAGGACTCCTGCCACACGGTGTGGATGGAACTCCACGAGGACCTGCTCGCCACCCTCGGCATCACCCGCGGCGAGGAACCCGCGGCACGCGCCTGA
- a CDS encoding type 2 lanthipeptide synthetase LanM family protein, with protein MRVGHERAAASLSAVERWWDSGLVRGGRDEERPDWAALAEEAVAAAPDVAVAAPDGDPAATEDAVVPAGELPGLSGFEWVLRPFTGCAGERLERRLSGRARTLVDLTAVRDDLERQLSGRLARAAARTLVRELHEARGAGRIEGDDARARFRDFLARTASRRGLADLLAGRPVLARILGRTALDAADAVAEALERLADDRALLIASGLLAESGGDPGPLVGIEPGAGDGHRGGRTVMLLRFADGARLVYKPRPLAVHRHFNDLVAWFNGLPGTVDLRTLRLLDRGAYGWVEFVAARPCASAAEVETFYRRQGALLALLHLLDGTDLHHENLIAVGAHPVLVDVETLFHPPLPGSGTADPAARALHDSVYRVGLLPQLLVGDHSALDVSAVGGGHEGVSPVARADFADAGTDRMRLVRRAGTFGESANQPRAADGAPVEPGAHIDALCAGFRAGYTAMGAAGDELLGHAGLLRSFEEDEVRVVVRPTWVYTLLLDESTHPDLLKDADARQGVLETLRTEQFGPLLAPGVIDEEIAQLWDGDVPLFTARPGRTGLRGAPGRPPADRTDLPGIDRVTAKLDALDTVDRQDQERIVRAAMATTSRAPAHRPVEGRRTRVAGRAPEPERLLSAARSVGDQLVSLAYREGPRSNWIGLELLADRYWRIGPMAAGLADGYTGPALFLAQLAALTGAGHYADAARTALAPMPVLLDALRARPEELGAVGSGAFSGLGGIAYALGETARLLDDPEVGAWASGAVRLAAAATGAEPEYGVGAGLAGGLVALLAARGGRPGAGTGDGAGAGAEIARAARACADRLVVAAHSAASDPMEAQLPTLGRGFTEGAAGVGWALLRFAEAEAEAEAEAEAEAEAEAIAGDTVGAVAGAAAGAGLRGAEPYRLAGLSLLRAAVGADAPDGSPSPGGGGRRGVSAPTPGAGLAGIARASAWCRGDAGIALAVLDAPGALADPHLAAWARGTVERLGQNGTAPDDSLCHGEAGLCELLGHAALPEARPHWIRRAGALLASVEENDARSGAPDGVPHPGLLTGLAGIGHGLLRAGFPERVPSLLLLHTP; from the coding sequence GTGAGAGTCGGGCATGAGCGGGCGGCGGCCTCGCTGTCGGCGGTCGAGCGGTGGTGGGACAGCGGGCTGGTCCGCGGCGGCAGGGACGAGGAGCGGCCGGACTGGGCCGCGCTGGCCGAGGAGGCCGTGGCCGCCGCCCCTGACGTGGCCGTGGCCGCCCCTGACGGGGACCCCGCCGCTACCGAAGACGCCGTGGTGCCCGCCGGGGAGCTTCCTGGGCTCAGTGGATTCGAATGGGTCCTGCGGCCGTTCACCGGCTGCGCGGGGGAGCGTTTGGAGCGGCGTCTGTCGGGCCGGGCGCGGACGCTCGTGGACCTGACCGCCGTACGGGACGACCTGGAGCGACAGCTCAGCGGCAGGCTGGCGCGGGCGGCCGCGCGGACGCTGGTCCGCGAGCTGCACGAGGCGCGCGGTGCCGGGCGGATCGAAGGGGACGACGCGCGGGCCCGGTTCAGGGACTTCCTGGCGCGTACCGCGTCCCGGCGCGGACTCGCCGACCTGCTGGCCGGACGTCCGGTACTCGCGCGGATCCTGGGGCGGACCGCGCTCGACGCGGCGGACGCGGTGGCGGAGGCCCTGGAACGGCTCGCGGACGACCGCGCGCTCCTGATCGCCTCCGGCCTTCTCGCGGAGTCCGGCGGCGACCCGGGACCGCTCGTGGGCATCGAGCCCGGCGCGGGCGACGGACACCGGGGCGGGCGCACCGTGATGCTGCTGCGTTTCGCCGACGGCGCGCGGCTGGTGTACAAGCCGCGCCCCCTCGCCGTACACCGCCACTTCAACGACCTCGTCGCCTGGTTCAACGGACTCCCCGGCACCGTGGACCTGCGCACCCTGCGGCTGCTCGACCGGGGCGCGTACGGATGGGTGGAGTTCGTCGCCGCGCGACCCTGCGCCTCCGCGGCGGAGGTCGAGACGTTCTACCGCCGCCAGGGCGCGCTGCTCGCGCTGCTGCACCTGCTCGACGGCACCGACCTGCACCACGAGAACCTGATCGCCGTCGGCGCCCACCCCGTCCTCGTCGACGTGGAGACCCTGTTCCATCCGCCGCTGCCGGGCTCCGGCACGGCCGATCCCGCCGCCCGCGCGCTCCATGACTCGGTGTACCGGGTCGGGTTGCTGCCGCAGCTCCTGGTGGGCGACCACAGCGCCCTGGACGTATCGGCCGTCGGAGGCGGCCATGAGGGCGTGTCGCCCGTCGCGCGTGCGGACTTCGCCGACGCAGGCACCGACCGGATGCGACTGGTGCGCAGGGCCGGGACGTTCGGTGAATCCGCCAACCAGCCCCGGGCGGCGGACGGCGCGCCCGTCGAACCGGGCGCCCACATCGACGCGCTCTGCGCCGGGTTCCGGGCCGGTTATACGGCCATGGGCGCGGCCGGGGACGAACTGCTGGGCCACGCGGGCCTGTTGAGGTCGTTCGAGGAGGACGAGGTGCGGGTGGTCGTACGTCCCACCTGGGTGTACACGCTGCTGCTCGACGAGTCGACACACCCCGACCTCCTGAAGGACGCGGACGCGCGGCAGGGGGTCCTTGAGACCCTGCGGACCGAGCAGTTCGGCCCTCTCCTCGCGCCCGGCGTGATCGACGAGGAGATCGCCCAACTCTGGGACGGGGACGTGCCGTTGTTCACCGCACGGCCCGGTCGCACAGGCCTACGGGGCGCGCCGGGACGACCGCCGGCCGACCGTACGGACCTGCCGGGGATCGACCGCGTCACCGCGAAGCTCGATGCCCTGGACACCGTCGACCGGCAGGACCAGGAACGGATCGTACGGGCCGCGATGGCGACGACCTCCCGCGCCCCCGCACACCGGCCGGTCGAGGGGCGGCGCACTCGTGTCGCGGGCCGCGCCCCCGAGCCGGAGCGGCTGCTCTCGGCGGCCCGGTCCGTCGGGGACCAGCTGGTCTCCCTCGCGTACCGCGAAGGGCCGCGCAGCAACTGGATCGGCCTGGAACTCCTCGCCGACCGCTACTGGCGGATCGGTCCGATGGCGGCCGGTCTGGCCGACGGCTACACCGGTCCGGCGCTGTTCCTGGCCCAGTTGGCGGCCCTCACGGGCGCCGGACACTACGCCGACGCGGCCCGTACGGCCCTGGCGCCGATGCCCGTACTGCTCGACGCGCTGCGCGCCCGACCCGAAGAGCTCGGCGCGGTGGGCTCGGGGGCCTTCTCCGGCCTCGGCGGCATCGCGTACGCGCTCGGGGAGACTGCACGGCTGCTGGACGATCCGGAGGTCGGCGCATGGGCTTCGGGTGCGGTGCGGCTGGCCGCCGCGGCGACGGGGGCCGAACCGGAGTACGGGGTGGGCGCAGGGCTCGCGGGCGGTCTCGTGGCGCTGCTGGCCGCGCGCGGCGGTCGGCCGGGTGCCGGTACGGGCGACGGTGCGGGTGCCGGTGCGGAGATCGCGCGGGCTGCTCGGGCCTGCGCGGACCGGCTGGTCGTCGCCGCCCACTCCGCCGCCTCCGATCCCATGGAGGCCCAACTCCCCACCCTCGGACGGGGCTTCACCGAAGGGGCTGCCGGGGTCGGATGGGCCCTGCTGCGGTTCGCCGAAGCCGAAGCCGAAGCCGAAGCCGAAGCCGAGGCCGAGGCCGAGGCCGAGGCCATTGCCGGGGACACAGTCGGGGCCGTCGCCGGGGCCGCCGCCGGGGCGGGACTCAGGGGCGCCGAGCCGTACCGGCTCGCGGGGCTGTCCCTGCTCCGGGCGGCCGTCGGCGCGGATGCGCCGGACGGGAGCCCGAGTCCGGGCGGCGGAGGCCGCAGGGGAGTCTCCGCCCCCACCCCGGGCGCCGGGCTCGCCGGCATCGCCAGGGCCTCGGCCTGGTGCCGGGGAGACGCCGGCATCGCACTCGCCGTGCTGGACGCCCCCGGCGCCCTGGCCGACCCGCACCTCGCGGCCTGGGCGCGCGGGACGGTCGAGCGGCTGGGGCAGAACGGGACGGCTCCCGACGACAGCCTGTGCCACGGCGAGGCCGGCCTGTGCGAGCTCCTCGGCCATGCCGCGCTCCCCGAGGCGCGACCGCACTGGATCCGCCGAGCGGGGGCGCTCCTCGCCTCCGTCGAGGAGAACGACGCCAGGAGCGGCGCCCCGGACGGAGTGCCGCACCCCGGCCTGCTGACCGGTCTCGCGGGGATCGGCCACGGACTCCTCCGGGCGGGATTCCCGGAGCGCGTACCGTCGCTCCTCCTGCTGCACACCCCATAG
- a CDS encoding prolyl oligopeptidase family serine peptidase, producing the protein MTTDARRTRRPYPHAERQDVVQELHGVLVPDPYRWLEDAETAETRRWSAEQEALYTAERAAWPGLERWEAEVAALGAGVRVRSPKVRGGRVFWLRQEAGQEHPVLVVAETGVGTGRVSGAASERVLLDPSALDPSGRTVLDAWEPSPEGDLLAYQVSRDGTEDSLLRVIDVATGEVVDGPVDRVRKSSIGWLPGGGAFYYVRRLDPRLNPGEERYHRRVCLHRLGTSPDADAVVFGEGRDKTQFYSVSVTGDGRWLGITATLGTGRGTDVHLADLSAGPLDRPLLRPVQEDMGAATRLHAVPGTGPADRVWLRTDRDAARGRVVACRPDELHLGPAAWHEVVPERPDAVLTHLVVLSGPELKNPLGLAAWTRDTVAEVTLHDLVEGRQVATVPLPGTGAVGDFSAVSSGGHEAWFAYTDFVTPVRVLHFDARTHRLTRWERDAPADGPEGPAVGGPAAGAPAVDGAMTRQVAFPSRDGTTVRMFVISPSGHPDRPRPALLTGYGGFGRTMSPRYRAQVLAWVRAGGVFAWAGLRGGGEEGEAWHRAGSGEHKQNTFDDFAAAADRLIEAGWTEPGRIAIMGGSNGGLLVGAALTQEPGKYAAVVCSSPLLDMVRYELSGLGPSWTPEYGSAQDPARLPVLFGYSPYHRVTPGTAYPAVLLTAADGDTRTDPLHARKMCAALQHATAGTGPVLLRLEHGVGHGDRAASRAAALQAECLAFLASHVGLPAPGSDAAPSQR; encoded by the coding sequence GTGACCACCGACGCGCGACGGACACGGCGCCCGTACCCGCACGCGGAGCGGCAGGACGTCGTCCAGGAACTCCACGGGGTGCTCGTCCCCGACCCGTACCGCTGGCTGGAGGACGCCGAGACCGCCGAGACGCGCCGCTGGAGCGCCGAGCAGGAGGCCCTGTACACGGCGGAGCGGGCGGCCTGGCCGGGGCTGGAGCGGTGGGAGGCGGAGGTGGCGGCGCTCGGCGCCGGCGTTCGTGTCCGGTCGCCCAAGGTCCGCGGCGGCAGGGTCTTCTGGCTGCGGCAGGAGGCGGGCCAGGAGCATCCGGTCCTGGTGGTGGCGGAGACCGGGGTGGGCACGGGTCGGGTCTCCGGTGCGGCCTCGGAGCGGGTCCTGCTCGATCCCAGCGCCCTCGATCCGTCCGGTCGTACCGTGCTCGACGCCTGGGAGCCCTCACCGGAGGGCGATCTGCTGGCCTACCAGGTGTCCCGGGACGGCACGGAGGACTCCCTGCTCCGGGTGATCGACGTGGCCACGGGCGAGGTCGTGGACGGGCCGGTGGACCGGGTGCGGAAGTCGTCGATCGGCTGGCTTCCCGGCGGCGGGGCGTTCTACTACGTCCGGCGCCTGGACCCCCGCCTGAACCCCGGCGAGGAGCGCTACCACCGCAGGGTCTGTCTGCACCGGCTCGGCACGTCACCGGACGCGGACGCCGTGGTCTTCGGCGAGGGGCGGGACAAGACCCAGTTCTACAGCGTGTCCGTGACCGGGGACGGTCGCTGGCTCGGCATCACGGCCACGCTCGGCACCGGCCGTGGGACCGACGTCCACCTCGCCGATCTGTCGGCCGGGCCGCTCGACCGCCCGCTGCTGCGGCCCGTCCAGGAAGACATGGGGGCCGCCACCCGGCTGCACGCCGTGCCCGGTACGGGCCCGGCGGACCGGGTATGGCTCCGCACCGACCGCGACGCGGCCCGCGGTCGTGTCGTCGCGTGCCGCCCGGACGAGCTCCACCTGGGCCCCGCCGCCTGGCACGAGGTCGTCCCCGAGCGACCGGACGCGGTACTGACCCATCTGGTCGTGCTCTCCGGTCCCGAGCTGAAGAACCCGCTCGGCCTGGCCGCCTGGACCCGCGACACGGTGGCCGAGGTGACGTTGCACGATCTCGTCGAGGGCCGCCAGGTGGCCACGGTGCCGCTCCCCGGCACCGGCGCGGTCGGCGACTTCTCGGCCGTGTCGTCGGGCGGTCACGAGGCCTGGTTCGCGTACACGGACTTCGTCACGCCGGTACGCGTACTCCACTTCGACGCGCGTACGCACCGCCTGACGCGCTGGGAGCGGGACGCCCCGGCGGACGGTCCGGAAGGTCCGGCGGTGGGCGGTCCGGCAGCGGGCGCTCCGGCGGTGGACGGCGCGATGACCCGACAGGTCGCGTTCCCGTCGCGGGACGGGACGACGGTACGGATGTTCGTGATCTCCCCCAGCGGGCACCCGGACCGGCCGCGCCCGGCGCTGCTCACGGGGTACGGCGGCTTCGGCCGCACGATGTCGCCCCGCTACCGCGCCCAGGTCCTGGCCTGGGTCAGGGCGGGTGGGGTGTTCGCCTGGGCGGGTCTCCGCGGCGGCGGCGAGGAGGGCGAGGCGTGGCACCGGGCCGGGAGCGGGGAGCACAAGCAGAACACCTTCGACGACTTCGCCGCGGCGGCCGACCGGCTGATCGAGGCGGGCTGGACCGAGCCCGGCCGGATCGCGATCATGGGCGGCTCCAACGGCGGGCTGCTCGTCGGCGCGGCACTCACCCAGGAGCCGGGGAAGTACGCCGCCGTGGTGTGCTCCTCCCCGCTCCTGGACATGGTCCGCTACGAACTGTCCGGCCTCGGCCCCAGCTGGACACCGGAGTACGGCAGCGCGCAGGACCCGGCGCGGCTCCCGGTGCTGTTCGGCTACTCCCCCTACCACCGGGTCACCCCCGGGACCGCGTACCCGGCGGTGCTGCTGACCGCCGCGGACGGCGACACGCGGACCGACCCCCTGCACGCCCGCAAGATGTGCGCCGCGCTCCAGCACGCCACGGCGGGCACCGGCCCGGTCCTGTTGCGGCTCGAACACGGCGTCGGCCACGGGGACCGGGCCGCGTCCCGCGCGGCGGCGCTCCAGGCGGAGTGCCTTGCCTTCCTGGCATCCCACGTGGGTCTCCCGGCCCCGGGCTCCGACGCGGCTCCGTCGCAGCGGTGA
- a CDS encoding AAA family ATPase: MRATSSVIVGRDAEIELLDEALESARRGAGRAVFLVGEAGIGKSRLAGECALRAYGRDMPVLRGRATSTGLVVPFRPLVEALSSRFRAAGAPDDPELDPYRPALAGLVPEWRAATTAPGYAISLVELAEALLRLLAVLGRERGCVILLEDLHDSDTETIAVVEYVADNVADLPVLLVGTLRPDPGPASDLALAAELRNTASVTELGPLDETAVRHMVDACLDAAPGEVPPAAHRHLSERAGGNPYLVEVLLADLLDMGRLSRADGEWLLADHGEATVPTGAVRSWARRLARLDEPVRELLLIAATLGGRFSVGALRAVTGLDDRALFAHLRSASEAGIIAPDGAAHDHYTFRHVLTADALRASLPPAEQAALARRAASAIEQSAGASHSGDRADELAREQSQLVATLRLAAGDKAAASRQFAQVGRQMLDAGASGSAAVLLERARGLAADGERDEVTVQLALAQAESGRIDLASALLDDLAPVPVGTPAAEERAQAHTQVAWVATMAEQQQEARRRIRAARALLGAEPRPEQEAALVVVEGHLALLPEQEGDPRSPAGQDGRERLKEAERSARSAALTAEQRGRPVVACQAWQLLALLSRQRGFDEADACLVRMLEVAEKHRLAVSRAEALVRLGTNAFMRTGEATQLETARAAAHELGSLTVLQTVDGLLAMQSVLAGRWDRARETVDRSVEASARLQNLSAHRYLLLVDATLAAHQGRAREQERALARFRRAGGEDSMLVPLQRGLCQAIGALMAEDRKRATAELDAARAWEREHPSFFYLSGRYGLRPLLRILDGDGDGDGDGHGDVDGDGDGDRGEGGGDGGREAYREALASPGGQLAWNRMFLGMADAVLRGRGGDPDGARRAVAEAGRAATVFPQAWHLALRLVAEAALADSWGEPVAWLRTAEEYFHEAGVQPVAGACRALLRQAGVSVPQRRGGRERIPAELRTAGVTPREYEVFVLLMERPGNLQIAQRLCISPRTVEKHMASLMTKTGCVDRSALCALSAERAEDGGPAGIAFRQPSA; encoded by the coding sequence ATGCGTGCGACGTCGTCGGTCATCGTGGGGCGGGACGCCGAGATCGAGTTACTGGACGAGGCCCTGGAGAGCGCCCGGAGGGGTGCCGGACGGGCCGTGTTCCTCGTCGGCGAGGCGGGGATCGGAAAGTCCAGGCTGGCCGGCGAGTGCGCTCTCCGCGCCTACGGCCGCGACATGCCGGTGCTGCGCGGCCGCGCCACGTCCACCGGGCTCGTCGTCCCCTTCCGCCCCCTGGTCGAGGCACTGTCCTCGCGGTTCCGGGCAGCCGGAGCACCGGACGATCCGGAACTCGACCCCTACCGGCCCGCGTTGGCCGGCCTGGTGCCGGAATGGCGGGCCGCCACGACGGCGCCCGGCTATGCCATCTCGCTCGTCGAACTGGCCGAGGCACTGCTCAGACTGCTCGCCGTGCTGGGCCGGGAGCGCGGCTGCGTGATCCTCCTGGAGGACCTGCACGACTCCGACACCGAGACGATCGCGGTCGTCGAGTACGTCGCCGACAATGTCGCGGACCTCCCGGTCCTGCTGGTCGGCACGCTCCGGCCCGACCCCGGCCCGGCGTCGGACCTCGCCCTCGCCGCCGAGCTGCGCAACACCGCCTCGGTGACGGAGCTGGGGCCGCTGGACGAGACCGCCGTACGGCACATGGTGGACGCGTGCCTGGACGCGGCCCCGGGCGAGGTGCCCCCGGCCGCGCATCGGCACCTCTCGGAGCGCGCGGGCGGGAACCCGTACCTCGTGGAGGTGCTTCTGGCCGACCTGCTGGACATGGGGCGGCTGAGCCGGGCGGACGGCGAATGGCTGCTCGCCGACCACGGCGAGGCGACGGTTCCCACGGGAGCGGTACGCAGCTGGGCGCGCCGCCTCGCCCGGCTCGACGAGCCGGTGCGCGAGCTGCTCCTCATCGCGGCGACGCTCGGCGGCCGGTTCTCGGTCGGGGCGCTGAGGGCGGTGACCGGGCTCGACGACCGGGCTCTCTTCGCCCACCTCCGGTCCGCCTCCGAGGCCGGGATCATCGCCCCGGACGGTGCGGCCCACGACCACTACACCTTCCGCCACGTCCTGACCGCGGACGCGCTCAGGGCGTCGCTGCCGCCCGCCGAGCAGGCCGCGCTCGCCCGCCGTGCGGCCTCGGCGATCGAGCAGTCGGCCGGTGCGTCGCACTCCGGTGATCGCGCGGACGAACTGGCTCGGGAGCAGAGCCAGTTGGTCGCCACCCTGCGGCTCGCGGCAGGTGACAAGGCGGCGGCCTCCCGGCAGTTCGCCCAGGTCGGCCGGCAGATGCTGGACGCCGGTGCCTCGGGCTCGGCCGCCGTGCTCCTGGAGCGGGCCCGGGGTCTCGCGGCCGACGGGGAACGGGACGAGGTCACGGTTCAACTCGCCCTTGCCCAGGCCGAGTCCGGGCGGATCGATCTGGCATCCGCGCTGCTCGACGACCTGGCACCGGTGCCCGTCGGGACCCCTGCGGCGGAGGAGCGGGCGCAGGCGCACACCCAGGTCGCCTGGGTCGCGACGATGGCCGAGCAGCAGCAGGAGGCACGCCGCCGGATCCGGGCGGCCCGCGCTCTGCTCGGGGCCGAGCCCCGCCCGGAGCAGGAGGCGGCACTCGTGGTGGTCGAGGGCCATCTGGCGCTCCTGCCGGAGCAGGAGGGCGACCCCCGGAGCCCTGCGGGCCAGGACGGGCGCGAGCGACTGAAGGAGGCGGAACGTTCCGCCAGGAGCGCCGCGCTCACCGCGGAGCAGCGTGGCCGGCCCGTGGTGGCCTGCCAGGCCTGGCAGCTCCTCGCCCTGCTGTCCCGGCAGCGCGGGTTCGACGAGGCCGACGCCTGTCTGGTGCGGATGCTGGAGGTCGCCGAGAAGCACCGGCTCGCGGTGTCGCGGGCCGAGGCACTGGTGCGGCTCGGCACCAACGCGTTCATGCGCACCGGAGAGGCGACCCAGCTGGAGACCGCCCGCGCGGCGGCGCACGAACTCGGCTCGCTGACCGTGCTCCAGACCGTCGACGGGCTGCTCGCCATGCAGAGCGTCCTCGCCGGCCGCTGGGACCGGGCCCGGGAGACCGTCGATCGTTCCGTGGAGGCCAGCGCCCGCCTCCAGAACCTGTCGGCCCACCGCTATCTGCTCCTCGTCGACGCCACGCTCGCCGCCCACCAGGGGCGGGCCCGCGAACAGGAACGTGCCCTCGCCCGGTTCCGCCGGGCGGGTGGCGAGGACTCGATGCTCGTACCTCTGCAACGCGGACTGTGCCAGGCCATCGGCGCGCTCATGGCCGAGGACCGGAAACGGGCCACGGCCGAGCTCGACGCGGCGCGCGCATGGGAACGGGAGCATCCGAGCTTCTTCTACCTCAGCGGTCGGTACGGGCTCCGCCCGTTGCTACGGATCCTCGACGGCGACGGCGACGGCGACGGCGACGGCCATGGCGATGTCGACGGCGACGGCGATGGCGACCGAGGCGAAGGCGGTGGAGACGGGGGCCGGGAGGCGTACCGGGAGGCGCTCGCCTCCCCGGGCGGGCAGCTGGCCTGGAACCGGATGTTCCTCGGGATGGCGGACGCGGTCCTGCGTGGCCGGGGCGGTGATCCGGACGGCGCGCGGCGCGCGGTGGCCGAGGCCGGACGTGCGGCGACCGTGTTCCCGCAGGCCTGGCATCTCGCCCTGCGGCTGGTCGCGGAGGCGGCGCTCGCGGACTCCTGGGGCGAACCGGTCGCCTGGCTGCGGACCGCAGAGGAGTACTTCCACGAGGCGGGCGTACAGCCGGTGGCCGGTGCCTGCCGGGCACTGCTGCGGCAGGCGGGCGTCAGTGTGCCGCAGCGCCGGGGCGGCCGGGAACGGATCCCGGCGGAGCTGCGCACCGCGGGCGTCACACCGCGCGAGTACGAGGTGTTCGTGCTGCTCATGGAGCGTCCGGGCAACCTGCAGATCGCCCAGCGGCTGTGCATCTCGCCCCGGACGGTGGAGAAGCACATGGCGAGCCTGATGACCAAGACCGGCTGCGTCGACCGCTCGGCGCTCTGCGCGCTGTCGGCGGAGCGGGCGGAGGACGGGGGACCGGCCGGGATCGCGTTCCGGCAGCCGTCGGCCTGA
- a CDS encoding BTAD domain-containing putative transcriptional regulator, with amino-acid sequence MPSPSAQPAASPGALRFSVLGPLTVHRGERELPLGPLKQRMVLATLLGAVNSPVSVDALTEAVWPEEPPRTARKNIQVYVSALRALFGQDDRDARDRPRLTHTGGGYVLRVTEEELDLLTFRSLVRAAEGRPPQAAARLLRQALDLWRGPPLGDDLRQSPTLAEEAERLRLRHVTAYESWAEAELELGRAPAVVEGLRDLVERHPLRERLRSALMCALSASGRQPEALAVHDDYRQLLARELGLEPSGAMAARYRAILAGDTRAAGAGTAGGPPGARPAAVPQAAVLLPPDLVDFTGHGEELHDVLDLLEGDHGDGGAGGAGGVAGAGEAGHVVLLSGPAGAGKTTLAVRAAHLLGSRFPEGRLCVSLRDADGRTRSLSAVLAELGERTGRTGLSTPEAWREWLARHQVLVILDDVPEERAVRALLPCGGQGRVLLTARGQLGGLAPVHRITVPPLDTAEAVQLLAGLVGPRRVRADREAALRIVRACGGSPLAVRVSGMRLAVLRHVPLREFADRLTDPTGALDELTAGDVSVRQRLAHGWETLPEERGRDAGRLAAGTGDGPFGLTEAAEALGCDERHAMRVVEALIDAGMVTSPGGEVTAHAAQYDMPHLIRLYARGAGYGTPVLT; translated from the coding sequence ATGCCGAGTCCGTCCGCGCAGCCCGCCGCCTCACCCGGCGCACTCCGGTTCTCCGTCCTCGGCCCGCTCACGGTCCACCGGGGTGAACGGGAGCTGCCCCTCGGTCCGTTGAAGCAGCGCATGGTCCTGGCGACGCTCCTGGGAGCCGTCAACTCCCCGGTGTCCGTCGACGCGTTGACCGAGGCGGTCTGGCCGGAGGAGCCCCCTCGGACCGCCCGCAAGAACATCCAGGTGTACGTCAGCGCCCTGCGTGCGCTGTTCGGGCAGGACGACCGGGACGCCCGGGACCGGCCACGGCTCACGCACACGGGCGGCGGATACGTGCTGCGGGTGACGGAGGAGGAACTCGACCTGCTGACATTCCGCTCCCTGGTACGGGCCGCCGAGGGCCGGCCGCCCCAGGCCGCCGCCCGACTGCTGAGACAGGCACTCGACCTGTGGCGGGGGCCGCCGCTGGGCGACGACCTCCGTCAGTCGCCCACGCTGGCCGAGGAGGCCGAGCGGCTGCGGCTGCGGCATGTGACGGCGTACGAGAGCTGGGCGGAGGCGGAGCTGGAGCTGGGCCGCGCACCGGCCGTGGTCGAGGGGCTGCGCGACCTGGTGGAGCGGCATCCGCTACGGGAGCGGCTCCGCTCGGCCTTGATGTGCGCGCTGAGCGCCTCCGGCCGACAGCCGGAGGCGCTCGCGGTCCACGACGACTACCGGCAGCTGCTGGCCCGGGAGCTGGGCCTGGAGCCGAGCGGCGCGATGGCCGCCCGCTACCGGGCGATCCTCGCGGGGGACACCCGGGCCGCCGGGGCGGGCACAGCCGGCGGGCCGCCGGGCGCGAGACCCGCCGCCGTACCGCAGGCGGCCGTGCTGCTGCCGCCCGACCTGGTCGACTTCACCGGACACGGCGAGGAACTCCATGACGTCCTGGACCTGCTGGAGGGCGACCATGGGGACGGTGGGGCAGGCGGGGCCGGTGGGGTGGCTGGTGCGGGCGAGGCGGGCCATGTCGTGCTGCTGTCCGGCCCCGCGGGTGCAGGGAAGACCACGTTGGCGGTGCGGGCCGCCCACCTCCTCGGCAGCAGGTTTCCCGAGGGTCGGCTCTGCGTCTCCCTACGGGACGCGGACGGCCGCACCCGGTCCCTGTCCGCCGTACTCGCGGAGCTCGGCGAACGAACGGGTCGGACCGGACTGTCGACTCCCGAGGCGTGGCGGGAGTGGCTGGCGCGGCACCAGGTGTTGGTGATCCTGGACGACGTACCCGAGGAACGCGCCGTACGAGCGCTGCTCCCGTGCGGCGGACAGGGCAGGGTGCTGCTCACCGCGCGCGGCCAACTGGGCGGGCTGGCACCGGTGCACCGGATCACCGTCCCGCCGCTCGACACGGCCGAGGCCGTGCAACTCCTGGCCGGGCTCGTCGGCCCGCGGCGGGTGCGGGCCGACCGGGAGGCCGCGCTGCGGATCGTCCGGGCGTGCGGTGGGTCGCCGCTCGCGGTCCGGGTGAGTGGGATGCGGCTCGCGGTGCTCCGCCACGTACCGCTGCGGGAGTTCGCCGACCGGCTGACGGATCCCACCGGCGCCCTGGACGAACTGACCGCCGGGGACGTGTCCGTACGGCAGCGGCTGGCCCACGGCTGGGAGACGCTCCCGGAGGAGCGGGGCAGGGACGCGGGCCGCCTGGCCGCGGGCACGGGGGACGGGCCGTTCGGCCTGACGGAGGCGGCGGAGGCGCTCGGCTGCGACGAGCGGCATGCGATGAGGGTGGTGGAAGCGCTCATCGACGCCGGAATGGTCACCTCGCCGGGCGGCGAGGTGACCGCGCACGCGGCGCAGTACGACATGCCGCACCTGATACGGCTCTACGCACGGGGTGCCGGCTACGGGACACCGGTGCTGACGTAG